A genome region from Ralstonia solanacearum K60 includes the following:
- the can gene encoding carbonate dehydratase: MPHRIKELFENNRKWVERVNAEDPAFFSGLANQQNPEYLWIGCSDSRVPANQIIGLPPGEVFVHRNIANVVVHSDLNCLSVLQFAVEVLKIRHITVVGHYGCSGVKAALTNQRFGLADNWIRHVRDVAEQHDTYLGTVIREQDRHDRLCELNVIHQVNNVCLTTVVQDAWERGQPLTVHGWIYGVKDGLLRNLGMAVNSNEELHDQLASAWLNYGKKGSVPTPVGY, translated from the coding sequence ATGCCACATCGCATCAAAGAACTCTTCGAGAACAACCGCAAATGGGTCGAGCGCGTCAATGCCGAAGACCCGGCGTTCTTCTCCGGCCTGGCCAACCAGCAGAACCCCGAATACCTGTGGATCGGCTGCTCCGATTCGCGCGTGCCGGCCAACCAGATCATCGGCCTGCCGCCGGGCGAAGTGTTCGTCCATCGCAACATCGCCAACGTGGTGGTGCACTCGGACCTGAACTGCCTGTCGGTGCTGCAGTTCGCCGTGGAGGTGCTGAAGATCCGGCACATCACCGTGGTCGGCCACTACGGCTGCTCGGGCGTGAAGGCCGCGCTGACCAACCAGCGGTTCGGGCTGGCGGACAACTGGATCCGCCACGTGCGCGACGTGGCCGAGCAGCACGACACCTACCTCGGCACGGTGATCCGCGAGCAGGACCGGCACGACCGGCTGTGCGAGCTCAACGTCATCCACCAGGTCAACAACGTGTGCCTGACCACCGTCGTGCAAGACGCCTGGGAACGCGGGCAGCCGCTGACCGTGCATGGCTGGATCTACGGCGTGAAGGACGGGCTGCTGCGCAATCTGGGGATGGCGGTGAACTCCAACGAGGAGCTGCATGACCAGTTGGCGAGTGCCTGGTTGAATTATGGGAAGAAGGGGAGTGTGCCTACGCCTGTGGGGTATTGA
- a CDS encoding acetyl-CoA C-acetyltransferase, producing MSDRIIIASAARTPMGAFQGELASLTAPQLGATAIRAAVERAGLKPEQIEEVIMGCVLPAGQGQAPARQAALGAGLPLSVGCTTVNKMCGSGMRAAMNAYDALLAGSVDVVVAGGMESMTNAPYLIPKGRGGYRIGHGMIYDHMMLDGLEDAYDKGRAMGTFGEDCAEKYGFTREAQDAFAMASVRRAQEATESGAFRWEIAPVTVSGKAGDTVVDTDEGPRRIKVDKIPSLKPAFKKDGTVTAASSSSINDGAAALVMMRESTAKQLGIAPLAVMLGHTTHAQAPGWFTTAPVTAIDKLFKKLGWNAANVDLFEINEAFAVVPMAAMHDLHIPHEKVNVNGGACALGHPIGASGARLIATLLGALRHRGGKRGVASLCIGGGEATAVGIELL from the coding sequence ATGTCCGACCGCATCATCATCGCCTCGGCAGCCCGCACCCCCATGGGCGCCTTCCAGGGCGAGCTGGCCAGCCTGACCGCGCCGCAGCTCGGCGCGACCGCCATCCGCGCGGCGGTGGAGCGCGCGGGCCTGAAGCCCGAGCAGATCGAGGAAGTCATCATGGGCTGCGTGCTGCCGGCCGGCCAGGGCCAGGCGCCGGCGCGCCAGGCGGCGCTGGGCGCGGGCCTGCCGCTGTCGGTGGGCTGCACGACGGTCAACAAGATGTGCGGATCGGGCATGCGCGCGGCGATGAACGCGTACGACGCGCTGCTGGCCGGGTCGGTCGATGTGGTGGTCGCCGGTGGCATGGAGAGCATGACCAATGCGCCCTACCTGATCCCGAAAGGGCGCGGCGGCTACCGCATCGGCCACGGCATGATCTACGACCACATGATGCTCGACGGCCTGGAAGATGCCTATGACAAGGGCCGCGCCATGGGCACTTTCGGCGAGGACTGCGCCGAAAAATACGGCTTCACGCGCGAGGCGCAGGACGCCTTTGCGATGGCCTCGGTGCGCCGCGCGCAGGAAGCGACCGAATCCGGCGCGTTCCGCTGGGAGATCGCCCCGGTCACCGTCTCGGGCAAGGCCGGCGACACCGTGGTCGATACCGATGAGGGCCCGCGCCGCATCAAGGTCGACAAGATCCCCTCGCTCAAGCCCGCGTTCAAGAAGGACGGCACGGTGACGGCCGCGTCGTCCTCGTCGATCAACGACGGCGCGGCCGCGCTGGTGATGATGCGCGAGTCGACCGCCAAACAGCTCGGCATCGCGCCGCTGGCGGTGATGCTGGGCCACACCACGCACGCGCAGGCACCGGGCTGGTTCACCACCGCGCCAGTCACGGCGATCGACAAGCTGTTCAAGAAGCTCGGCTGGAACGCCGCCAACGTGGACCTGTTCGAGATCAACGAGGCCTTTGCCGTGGTGCCGATGGCGGCGATGCACGACCTGCACATCCCGCACGAGAAGGTGAACGTGAACGGCGGCGCATGCGCGCTGGGCCACCCGATCGGCGCGTCGGGCGCGCGGCTGATCGCCACGCTGCTGGGCGCGCTGCGCCACCGCGGCGGCAAGCGCGGCGTGGCCAGCCTGTGCATCGGCGGCGGCGAGGCCACCGCGGTCGGCATCGAACTCCTGTGA
- a CDS encoding SDR family oxidoreductase: MTNASPRSRTALILGASRGIGLETVRQYLADGWRVIATARTQEAAQALQAQGAEAHVLDLTDAGAIASLLWKLDGEALDVAIYVAGIYGPRTQRAEPVSRADFDAVMQTNVWGPMGALPGLLPLVEAGRNGAGEPGGVLAVVSSRMGSIGGMESNGGWLYRASKAAANAVLRALSFDARNAICLTFHPGWVQTDMGGAGAAITPAESVAGMRRVIAEATRGDNGAFRNYDGSGIQW, translated from the coding sequence ATGACGAACGCATCTCCCCGCTCGCGCACCGCGCTCATCCTGGGCGCGTCGCGCGGCATCGGCCTGGAAACGGTCCGGCAATACCTGGCCGACGGCTGGCGCGTGATCGCCACCGCGCGCACGCAGGAGGCCGCGCAGGCATTGCAGGCGCAGGGCGCCGAGGCCCACGTGCTGGACCTGACCGACGCCGGCGCCATCGCCAGCCTCCTGTGGAAGCTGGACGGCGAAGCGCTGGACGTGGCGATCTACGTGGCGGGCATCTACGGCCCGCGCACGCAGCGCGCCGAGCCGGTCAGCCGCGCCGACTTCGACGCCGTAATGCAGACCAACGTGTGGGGCCCGATGGGCGCGCTGCCGGGCCTGCTGCCGCTGGTCGAGGCCGGCCGCAACGGCGCGGGCGAACCGGGCGGCGTGCTGGCCGTGGTCTCCAGCCGCATGGGCAGCATCGGCGGCATGGAGAGCAACGGCGGCTGGCTGTACCGCGCCAGCAAGGCGGCGGCCAACGCGGTGCTGCGCGCGCTGTCGTTCGATGCGCGCAACGCCATCTGCCTCACCTTCCATCCGGGCTGGGTGCAGACCGACATGGGCGGCGCCGGCGCGGCCATCACGCCGGCCGAGAGCGTGGCGGGCATGCGCCGCGTGATCGCCGAGGCCACGCGCGGAGACAACGGCGCGTTCCGCAATTACGACGGCAGCGGCATCCAATGGTGA